The nucleotide sequence AAACCACCTGTCTCCAATTCAACGCATTGGCACCTCCAGCACCAGTAAACGCTTCGAGGAGTTTAGGCCACTATTGTCACCGTGGATTAGTTTCGGATTCATCGATTCACTTCTGTCACGTCTGTTTTCCATGCATTCTTTTCCCCTCGATTTTTCTCTCTCGTCTCCTTTCTCCTCATACACAAAGAACCCAAAATCCAGAACCCAGCCTCCCCTTCACCAACCCCTCAAACCCCAAGCCAAaaaccaaacaaaaaaaaaaaaatcaactCACCTCCAGTCTCCCTACCCCCGCCGCAGCTCTCGCCCTCACAGTCGGCAAATACAGCGACAGCGCCGTGACACTCAAATACGTCAAACTCCCACTCAAATCGTAGAAGCGTTCGGACTGGGCTGCAATACTCGGGACGGCGACGGCGGCTTGCAGGAGGTAGGCGGCGCCGACGGCGGGGACGAGGGTGCGGAGGAAGGGGGCGCGGAAGTTGGTTAGGTGCAGGAGGGTTTGCGTGAGCGTCATTTTGGGGGaggctgttgttgttgatgttgttgttgttggggagagggagaggaggagaggatgtGGATTGAATAGATTGAATGAAGCGAGATAGCTGCAACGCGATGCGATGTGATGCAATGTGATAGAATAATAGTCCTCTTAATCTCTCAATTCTAGAAAGAAGCACCAATACAGACTATCAGACTATCAGACTATCAGACTATCAGAATATCAGACTATCAGAATATCAGAAATATCACAGACCAGAAATAgcccaaacccaaaaagaAGTAGTAGTAGCAGTAACAAAGTCACAAagcaacacaacacaacacaacacaaccctcccctcctccttcccttcttccctccttccctccttcctttcccctcaCCTCCTCACCTCCTCTAACCCAATCCAGCCCCCCTTCCCTCGTATTCCATCCTCGTACTTATCATaaacccccctctccccccctcttcctcctccccctcttaTGCATCATACCCCATCCCAAAAATAATGACGCCATagacttttttttaattttacCTTTTCTGCCTTCTCTCACAACCTTACAGCCTTACAAGCCTTACGAGCCTAAATTCATGCCATTTCTTTCAGgccaccatccatccatccatccaccaaaaaAGTCAAATTCACACAATTGATCGAcaagaatatcgatttttaaCTTCACCATCGGAAAACGGCTTTATTGCATGAaataaataagtaaataaatattccCCTGACGATCGATTTTTTTTAGTGTCGATCAAACCCGAGAATCACTTGTCATGCTACGAGTAGAGTAGTTAATTCATTTTGACTTCACAGACAGAAAAAAAAGTGtcatttgtatataatagatggaaaaataaaaataaaacttcaaaatatgAACATTAGATGTATCatcaattatcaatcattaattcaattctcttcttgGCTTGTCTTCCTTCctattctcttcatctatctactccatttcttccttcccgCTTCTTATTTTCCCTCCTCCACTTGATCATCAATCACGATGCCAtaccttccttccttccatccCAATCATATACACCCCAATCCATTTCACCCATAcccattcatcaatcatctaattattaatattatagtaATCGCATTCCCGACCACTTGACTCTCTTTcgtcccatccatccacaaccCTTCAACCACAAAACACAATCCCCAACGCAAATCTATATctgtatttgaatttgtgtCTGCATCAAATCATTGTCCATCTCTATGCGCCTTAACGAGTGTTTTTGTTATTTGCACTCCCCAATACCGTCAATCAGTGGAATCAAATTAATCATCCACCAAAAATATTCCTCATAAAAAACTGGTCATTTGAATGAAACCAAATcatagaagagaagaggaaaaatgtataaatgaatagaaaaaaaatcaaaaaaaggcACAATGGCAAGGGGTATCTTAACGATATGCCGCGCCAAATGAATAAACAGAAAAAAGCACCGCACAAGAACGTAATGTACATAAGTTATTCATAAAGTAGGATAAACCCAATCAACGCAAAGGTTCTTTGACATCTGCTACACCATTGGCGATGACTTCTCTCAACGACCAGCGTGGGGGTTTAACAACTCCCTGAAGACCGTTTGCCCTTTGCCActccttttccatttcaGGTGTAACACCATCAGGGAGATGTTCTGCACCACCGGCTACACCAGTGGAGAACTTAAGCTGAAGTACGTCGCCAACTTCATCACAAGCAGCCAAGATACGATCCATATCATCCTTGTTGTGGGCCGCGGAAACACAGAAACGGGCACGGGAAGAGATAAGTGGCGTCGCAGGATAACCGACAATGACGACGGAAATCTTTCTTCGGAGCATTTCGTGGGAGAAAGCAGGCATTTTGGCGGGGTTGTACAAAACAATTGGGATAATTGGAGAATCATCATGACCATAAACGATGAAACCGAGACGCTTCAATCCCAATCGGAGATATCTCGAGTTGAATGCAATTCGTTGTAATCTCTCTTCACCTTGACCAGGAGCGATTTCTCCAGAGATAATTTTCAAAGCGCTGAGAATTTGCATCAAGACTGGTGGGGTAGGTGATTCACCATACATGGTTGCCGCATTTGTTTGCCTTAACTTGTCGATGATGTGTTTTTCACCAGAGATATAACCTCCATTAGCACCAAAGGATTTAGTCAGAGTACCCATAAGGATATCAATCTCGGCAGGATCAATTCCAAAGTAATCGCATACACCACGACCGCGTGGACCCATAGCACCAATAGAATGAGCCTCATCGACGAAAAGATTGAACTTGTACTTCTTCTTGAGAGCCAAGACTCCCGGCAAGTTGACCATTGTACCTTCCATAGAGTATAGACCTTCAACTACAaccaaaatcttcttccatgGTCGATGAGTTCTAGGTTGACCTTGAGAGATGACTTCCCGGAGGAGTCTTTCCAAATCATTCATATCATTGTGCTTGAAGGACATGATCATAGCTCTTGAAAGACGTGCACCAATACGAATAGAAGCGTGATTCAATTCATCGGAAATAATGAGTGAGCCCTTTCCAACCAAAGCTGGGAAAGCAGTTGCGTTGGTAGCGAAACCCATTGAGAACACCATTGCAGCTGGTTTTCCAACAAACTTGGCAATTCTGTCTTCAACCTCCAAGGCCAAATCCGAAGTACCGGAATCCGCTCGAGGACTTGCAGAGCTAATTCCGTATTTCTTGATTGTCTCTTCAACTGCATCTGCGCATGGTCCTTCTGACTGTGCAAATCCGAGATAGTTGTAAGAACTCAAATTCAAAGTTTCGGTATACGTGCCGGTGTATTGATAATTCTTGTTGAAATCATCAGTCTTTCGGTCGATAAGGGTAATATATCTACCAGGAACTCCAGTAATTGGACGAGCGAAACAATCATCAATACGCAACTTCAATCTGCGAACATAGAAATTGTCAAAATCGCTGTTGAGGGCGGCGTAACCATTGGCAGCGGTAAGATGTCGGTAAGCTTCAGGCTTGAATCTTTTTCCAAAGAAATCCCGAACATGTCCAAATATGATCAAGACCAAATAACTTATGTATGTGGTAAGAAGATAATAGTATGGTGGTTCATCCTCAACTGGATCTTCAAGGACTCCATGATGCTGGCTGACATATTTATGACTTGGGTGGTTCAATGGGCCAAATTGAGCATCTCTTCTTGCTTGTAATTTGGCCTCTGCGACAGAAGGTGGTTGAAAAAGTGTCGTGGGTGGTTCATCCATGTTTACCTCACCAGCCTTTGCAGTGGAGAGGGAGATTGTGGGAAGAGATAAAGATGCTGGACTGGGCGATGGGTTGTCCAGAAGTCGCTGTTGTTGTGCGGCAACAGCAGAAAGAAGGGCCGCCTGAGCAGATTGCTGTTCCTTGCTCTTGGGTGAAGAGGTGAAGAAATTGGTCAATCTGTTACCCTTTGAGGTCGACGGCCTACGAGCTGTAGGCTTGTCGGATTGCGGTGTAATAGCCGCAGGCGTGATAGAACTAGCGAACGGATTTCGAGGAAGTCTTTGAGGCATCGTGTTCATGAATCAAAAACCCTGCTCGGAGCAGATTAGAGTATATAGCGTTGGCGTTGGAAGCGTAGACTGAACGAAAGTCGTATGCCGATGTTTCTCCAAAGAACTGGAGACTTTTGTTTATTGACTTGTGAGATAATTGACTCGGAGGGATGTAGAGGAATAGATATCGTAGATCAATAAGGGGTATTCGTAGTCTGTGGGCTATGACGAAGGTGGTTGGCAGATTGACTAACGACAGAGTTCTAGGATGAGGATTTAATATCAGTAACGTGGACAATTTATAATGCAGGGAGAAGAGCTGTGGGGCGAAGCACTTGATATATGTTTTCAAGAGTATTGACAGGGGAGGACGATGGAAGAAGACAGCGAAGACTTCGAAGTAGTATAAGTATATCACAAGAAGTGCAGACGCTTTTGTGCCCAGGGCACGATGTGGTTTAAATTGGGCATCGATTTTTCAAGGCAATCGAGATTAAATCGATAGTGGagggaaattgagaaaaaagaagacaTACCAAGGATGAATTTTATGCTAATAGTTAGGATTGGTcgtgtagtgtagtgtagtgtagtgtggtgtggtgtggtgtgtaTTCGtatgtttttgaatattaaatcGGTGTGAGTTGTGAAATACTTTGTGGTGGATGCGGAATGCCGATGctgatttctttattttcaagaAGTCGAAGGAACGTAATCCTTTCTAATGGCAAGACGGCGATTTGAGAGGATTGAAACTAAGTTCGCGACGAGAAAGCCAAACGCCGTTTGATCGTTCTTCGCTCTTCGTTGATCGTTCACGTACGTTCACGTTCTTCgttccttctctcctcctgTGCGGAAGATGTAAGGCTGGCTAATCGGTCACCGCGGTGAGAGGTTCTCGCCAGGGAAAGAGGGACGAGATGTGGCTGGATCTGAAGCTATCGTCGAAGCAGTTACTGTGCACACTCCAAACACTCCAGACACTCAATTATAGTTTCGAAAGTGCTACTCGAGCAGGACTTCTCTCAATCGATACTGGGTAGAAACACACCAATATAGTCTGGCTCTGCTGTCTTATTAAATGCGATGATAAGCAAGATGGACAATCAACAAGGCAGGACCCGTTTGGATCAGAAGAACCTCATAAAGTTTCGATGCAGCGGGGGATCACAATTCGCagaaagggaagaggagCGAAAATGTGAAATAAAGGAGAAGAGGTATGGATTTTTAGGTTACTCGAGGTAAATGAGGTTCAACATGGGTTAGATCTACTAATTATGTGATAAGTTGGGTGGCACCCAAGAGACGACTTGGAAATCTTCGAATGAACGATGATCAAAGCGGCTTTTGGCTCCGTATTAATCTATTAATCTAGACTTtatgaatatcaataatgGGAAGAATGCTTTCGGAGAACGAGCGGCGATGAGCATCGACGAGCAACGGAAAGGATCGAATACTTCTAGCAACAAGAAGCTAGTCGTCCGGTGCATCCGTCGTTTTGCGGATTATCCTTACCTCCCCTTGGCTGGCCGCTTTACTGTCGTCCTCTGCCTCGGAGAGTCGCAATCAGAGCAAAGATGCTCCTCGTCCGGTACATCCGTTGTTGattacatacacacatacctACATCGAAACCTCAAATTCGCTCGCCGCCTTTACAGTCAATCTACGCGGTTTGCGGTCTTTTTCAAATCCCGATATGTctaatttccttttttttctctcttttctcttttccagGATTAAAATGGCTGGAAGCGTTAGATGGCCTGACATGATTGGCTCCAAAACACCAAAAAGAGTGGTTATCTGGATCCGTTCGgcttttccattttttggATTGACTGGTAGGGCTGCTGGAAACTGCAATGGATCCAATGAGAAGCTTGACTTTTGTGCAAATTATGCAGCTTGGTTGGATTCTAAGTTTCCTCTAGCTATCCGAATTGTGCTTTTGTGCAAGCTAATCACTTTGGGCTGTAGCCTCGAGTCTTGATTCTCGATTCTCGATGTTCCAGAGCTGCTGTTGTAGGGCAAATCTTGAATCTCacattatttcatttaaaacTACCAGATTAgtatgaagagaatgaaatcATCGATTCCTCTTTATTGTTTggatacgatacgatacgatacgatacgatacgatatgTACCGGTCCCTCGATACCACCTTCccacttctttctttcatttggGCTGATTCGGTGACAGACTTCAAAACCATCGCTAGACACTCCTTTACCCCTGACCTAGTCGGTGTGTACCATGTACCATATCAAACCGCAGTACCGCAGGCTTTTCTCCCGCTCCATATGCGCATCGCACGCGTTACGATACGTTTGACGTTTGTTCTTGAAaattgctttgctttgctttacTTTTTAACGTTCCTTTGCTCAGTTCACTGCCACGATAGACCCATGCCATATGCCAACCTACGCGTATCTCAACCCCTCACTTATATCAACTTTCCATGCAATCCCAAATAGAGTGTTTGAGTGGAACATCACCAGCCCTCCATGCTCCATGCgccctctctcccctccagAAATTCCATTGCGAATCGTGACAATGCAATTTTTATGcttttatcatcatctcttgTCCAGATGAAAACCACATGCCGAGCTAGATCTCAAGACTTATGATATCACTGATGCATGCTCTCCAGACGTTCCCAGCACCGCCCTTGAATGAAATCTTGCTCGAGAAAGCACCGGCCGAAATTCGTTCAAAGTATAAATTCTTCAGACGTTAGATTCCTTGGGTCGGCTTCACCTGCGTTGCTGATTCAAGGAGTACCCCTCTCTCCTGAGAAACGGCTGACTATAAGCTTTCAAAATTGCAGTGTACACGCCCAATGCAAAAGCCATCCAATACCCAGGTACACTGCTACGTGACTGCATACATCACAAACATAATCATAATGCATGCCAATAGCATGAACAAGTTCTTGAGCTTAAATTTGATGCTATTACTAGAAGCTTTCGATTGAGTGGTCTTTAGAAAGGTCTAGAAATCGAATATTGTATAAGTTCATCGATCGATGCCATATTATTTTACTACGCGGGAGCGGGGCGGGTCCTAAGTTCGAAGTTCGAAGTTCCGAGTCCCAAGTTCCAAGTCCCAAGTTCTAAgctcccttttctttttcccgtCGGTACCGGTAGGGTTGGATATCGGCCAATACATAAAGTCTGGAGTATGTATATCCGTATGATGACTAAAGCTGTGGTCGGAACCCCAAGTACAGATATGAAGGTAAGTGCCTCGGAGTATTTGACATTGGATAAAAAGGAACACGGACCTGAGTGAAGAGGTGTCAGTGAAGACGCCAATGAAGATGTCTCAAAATTATCATCATCCGTTCTACACCCGCCAGTGCACATGACTAACCTCGGAATGTTGCCTGAGGACATCGACAGATTCCGTAACAATCCGCTCGGAACCTTTCCGCATCTCTATTCTTGCAGGAAGCTGAGGTGTACCTACAATTTACAATATGTAAATAGTTTCATGTCAAGATACACattgaaattcttcaattgcttcaATTCCCGCCAATCTTTCCTTTGAAAGCCAGGCAAATTCTCTTCAATTGTCTTCACCACGTACTTCTACAAGCTTGGAATTCACCGCCGGACTTCCCCTCAACTCCCCCACATCCCGAATCTCATCCTTAATATAGTAACACACCCATCACAAAAATCTGTTGAGAATCGCTTCCCCTTTCTTCATACATTCCAGTTTATCCACTTTCAGTATACTCCTCTTTCCCAAAGTTAATCCGCATACTGCCACTTCATCAAGTCACAATCATGGGTTCACAAACTCCTCCCAATGGGTCCGAATCATTAGCTACAGAACTCTGGCGTCATCCTGATCCCACTTCTACCCGC is from Botrytis cinerea B05.10 chromosome 8, complete sequence and encodes:
- the Bclcb2 gene encoding Bclcb2, with product MNTMPQRLPRNPFASSITPAAITPQSDKPTARRPSTSKGNRLTNFFTSSPKSKEQQSAQAALLSAVAAQQQRLLDNPSPSPASLSLPTISLSTAKAGEVNMDEPPTTLFQPPSVAEAKLQARRDAQFGPLNHPSHKYVSQHHGVLEDPVEDEPPYYYLLTTYISYLVLIIFGHVRDFFGKRFKPEAYRHLTAANGYAALNSDFDNFYVRRLKLRIDDCFARPITGVPGRYITLIDRKTDDFNKNYQYTGTYTETLNLSSYNYLGFAQSEGPCADAVEETIKKYGISSASPRADSGTSDLALEVEDRIAKFVGKPAAMVFSMGFATNATAFPALVGKGSLIISDELNHASIRIGARLSRAMIMSFKHNDMNDLERLLREVISQGQPRTHRPWKKILVVVEGLYSMEGTMVNLPGVLALKKKYKFNLFVDEAHSIGAMGPRGRGVCDYFGIDPAEIDILMGTLTKSFGANGGYISGEKHIIDKLRQTNAATMYGESPTPPVLMQILSALKIISGEIAPGQGEERLQRIAFNSRYLRLGLKRLGFIVYGHDDSPIIPIVLYNPAKMPAFSHEMLRRKISVVIVGYPATPLISSRARFCVSAAHNKDDMDRILAACDEVGDVLQLKFSTGVAGGAEHLPDGVTPEMEKEWQRANGLQGVVKPPRWSLREVIANGVADVKEPLR